GTAGCTATCAACCTTGTCTTTTGCGCTGTTTAGTTAGCTTGTTAACTATATCATAATTGTTGGAACTCTTTTCCTCATTTCAGATAATAGTGAGTGGGAATTTCAGAAGTATGGTCACTAGAGGATTCAACAAGTGGCAGGAGAGGCGATTATGCTGCTGCAATGTCGTTAAATGTAGTTTGTTCTAGTAATACTTGTTCCAGTGCCTTTTGTTCTGTGTTGCCTTACATATCTGAGTCTGCTTTGACGATCTGATAGGATTTACTAGGGAGCTGGTGCTGAATCTCATATGCTGTGTGATTCTACTTACTGAAGTCAAACCTGCCCTTGTTGATTATGTTGTTTGGGGAAAACCTTCAACTAGAGCCACTAGCAAAATCTGGCGCCAATGTTATTTTACTTTCAATTACTCTAATATTGTGCTTTCTTTCTCTTGATCCTCTAAAGTTGTTTACAGAATCTTTTGCCATTCGTTTGATACCTACATTTATGTGCTTGAGCCTGTAAGATCCAGAGTATTCCAAAAGTTACATCGACTTTTTACATTAAGGCCAATGCACCAGCTAGCCAATTTAGAATGGCACCATGGTTTTGTGAGACTATTAACAATGGCACCAATATATGGAGTAATTTGCTTAGCCAGAGGAAAGTCTTGCCTTTGATCTGGGATGATGCGTATAGCTACCTTTCAATATAGAGTTAAATCCCAGGACTCCGACTTTTCTGCAAAGTCCGAGAAATTTTAGAAGCAAGTTGACAGTAGTGAGATTTGCTTTCGGTTCGCTCATCAGGTAGTAAAGATAGAAACTCCAAACCAATCAAAGATGATATGATTTATGGTTGTCTGTCTTCCAAAACTAGTTCATTTTGTACTAAGCCCATCAAATGACAATGTTACAGCAGATGAACATACATTTTCAAATGTACTTGAGGCTGATAAATACTCGTAAGCAAGAAAAGAATGATGACAATTTCTTAACATTATTTCAACAGATAGATGGTCCTTCgctatttttcattttcctttttgaaCTTGGCCTTGTTCTTGTTTCTGCCCATCACAGATTTGCAGTTTACCACAATCATCTTCTGTTCCATAGTCAATTGATCACCCGACAGGCTAAGAAACAGACACTGCTCACAGAGATGCGGTAGCAGAGTGGAGTAGCCAATGCACTGCAATTGGACTCCTCACGCTGTGAATTCCATCACTCCACTCAATTGACCCAAATGCTGATTCAAGACCCTTCACTCTCTCCAACCCTACACTTCCATTACTGCTAAAACTAATCTCATACGACAAACTCTTATTTTCCTCACTAAAACTGAGCTTAGTCGGAGTCACCTTCACCTCCACCGAAGCCGGCGCATTTATTTTCACCTCATACGCCGCATTTGTATTCCTCCCAACATTTTTAACCACACGCTTGTATTTCACCACACTCTCACTACTAAAAACAACTGAGAACGACGGATAATTCAAATCCCCTGGACTAACTAAACTCTTTTCACTGCAATTCACCGAAGAGGTATCTTTCACGAACGGTGAAATCCTTTTGGGATCATAACCAATTGCACAAAGAAAATCCACGTAATCCCTCGTCGCAATATCATAAACCAGACCTGGATCCAGTGCTCTGTTCGGATCCACATGACCCGACCCGTGAACAAACGGACTCGATTCTTGGCCCGTCGCAAGATCCGTAAAGGTTTTGCCGGAGTTATCTATATTGTAAGCTGTCGTCATGAGGGCAGATTTGATGGCTGCTGTGGTCCATTTAGGGTAAGCTTTTCTAAGTAAAGCAGCTAATCCACTTACATGAGGACAAGACATGGATGTACCAGATATAATGTTGAATTCCACTCTTCTGGTATCAATTTCCAAATCTGTTGGTCCAATGGACCCGGTCCAACCGGCTAAAACGTTCACTCCTGGCGCAGTAACATCCGGTTTAAGGATCTCCGGTGTTACATAATTGGGCCCTCGGCCTGAGAATGCAGCAATACGTGGAGCAGACGGTGGTTTTCCGATTACAGTTCCTTTAAAGACTATTGTTGCCGTTGGTGATGAATCAGATTTGACGTAATCCCTGATTTTGTCACCGGCTTTTTGGCCGACCATCGTCGCCGGGAGGAGATGTGAATCGGCGACGAGTTCTTCGCCGGAGTCAGCTAAATTCGCCAGGACCATACCTGCACCACCGGCTAACTTCACTGCACTTCCTTTCTCTACTCTAGCATTGCCGCCTCGATCACATAATACAATTTTTCCGGCGACCTTTGAAGGATCCAGCTTTCCTGGATAACAGAGTTGACTCCCGCAGTCGCCGGAGTAAACAAGAGGTAGTTTTGAATCCCCGAGCGGATCGCCGGAATACAGGGATACGCCACCGAATATTCTACCGTCTCCTAAAATAACATCAGCCGGAAACTCCCGGTCTATCGTTGAAGCAGCAACGGTGAGAATCCACGGCGCAACGTTGACCGCCGTGGAAGCACCGGGACCAGAATTTCCAGCAGAGCAAGAGACAACAACGCCATGTTCTGAAGCACCAAAAGCTCCAATAGCAATAGAGTCAACGTCATACTCCGGTGCATAACCGTCCGCACCAACGGAAAGTGAAATCACGTGAACTCCATCAGCAACAGCTTGATCCATTGCAGCTAAAATATCAGAATCAAAACACCCTGTTTTCCAACAGATCTTATAAGCTGCTATTCGAGCTTTCACAGCCATGCCTCTAGCTTCACCTTTTGCGTATTGAAAAAAGCTAGCGTTAGCTACAACAGATCCAGCTGCAGTTGAAGCTGTGTGGGTCCCATGTCCTTCAGTATCTCGTGGCGATTTTGATTCTTTAGACTCGTCAATTGGGCTTCCACGATCAGCTTCATAGCCTTTGTAGAACAATCGAGCGCCTATGATTTTACGATTACATGAAGTTGCAGGAAAGTCTGGCCCAGTTTCGCATTTGCCCTTCCAACCGGACGGGACAGCAGAAAGACCGTCGTCGGTAAAGCTCGGCCTTTCCGGCCAAATGCCCGTGTCGAGGACCCCGACGATGACGTCATCGGCGTAGTCTGAATTGGGCCAAAGCCCAAATGAGTCTGCGAGACCTAAGAAGGTAGGTGTGTGAGTGGTGTGAAGCTGGCGTGCACGGTCAAGGATGACGGAGACTACACCGGGAACGCGGCGGATCCGGTCAGCCTGCCCGGAAGTGAGACGGGCGGAGAAACCTTGGGAAGCATAATCGTAAGAGTAAAGGATTTTGGCGGagtattgagaagaagaagagactGATCGGAGAATGGAGGAGTACCAATGGTGGTGGGTAGTGAAGATGTGGGGCTTGTGAGATTTTGACACGTGGACTATGAAAGTCTCAGAACCGTCCGATTGAACTGAAATTGCTAAAGAGTTGAGAAAGAAGAAGACTAAgaggaagaaaaaagaagaagaagaagaaagtgccATTTTAGAATAGTTTGCAATATGAAACTATGTTCTGCGACTGTTAATATTGATAGTCAATACTTGATAAAAAGGATAGAGGTGTGGGCCTTATTGGGCCACGTTGTATATAGAGATTGGTTCATGTTTAGGCCCTTTTTGCCATTCCCGCATATCCACGTAGGACTAGGACCCATTCTTTAGATTAATGAGAGATGGAAGGGTAGGTAAGATATGTATTAATGTCCAGCAAAAATAAAAGTTTAGATATCTGTTAGGTGTTTACTTCagaataaattttttttaaaaaaaaaaaaaaaaaaaggtttataCGAGAAGATGAAATCACGTTTTTCTCACAGTATATTGCTCGTACTACTGCCAGCCAGGAGTATTATATTGGAGCGTCGTGACTCGTGAATCATGAAAATGATGCCTATTACTCCTTGTTCGAAAAGCAGATAATGAATATCAAAATATGTTCTTAAACTAAAGTTTTTGTAATAACTTTTTTTGTCATGCTACTAACTTCACTCATAATATATTTTGATCTACAGAACAAAAATTTGTACTCCATATGTAAATTTAATACACGTGGAATGGAGGAGATTCCGACTAATACGTTGAATCAATGACGAAGCTAGTGTATAGGTTATGGATTTGGCAAATTATTAGTTTAGAAGTTAGAacataataaattaaaataattaaaattttaaactcataaattttaatttatggCCCTTTCTCTATGTTGAATAATCTATTTTAACAAAAAAGATGTTTTTCAACAAACATCAACTAAACAAAAGAGTAAACTTATAGTCTAGCAAAATTCGCTATTTGATTAGTGAATGATGTCCCGAGTGCATAGCCTATTtgtatagggtgaaatatgatatgacacgtggtcatCTAAAAGAAAGATATTTAAAATCTTAAACGGGGATGGATGAAAACCGAACACATTCATTCCACTTGTCACCGGAAGAGATAATGTTCATAAAGGcgtattaaatgctctgcgcccggtagcatttaataaggaatattctgcagcattaagagcgacggcccgttacaaagaatttggcatttatattTACCGTTACAttttcatcaatgaccctcataattgacattaaaggagggtaCGATCATAAGATCTTCTTCCCtagacacaactataaatagtgaacCTAGTTATCATTGTAATGACACAAAATTTTCTGGCAAAAATTATACCATATTCTATACAAAacttaatacaatcttacttttTCACTTTTTGATCCCATGTTGTGCCCGTAAACCTTGTTCCCGGAACTATCATCTATATtgtttcatctacattttaaggctaagttatgtatatttctttaattattgtattatttcatgatcaaattagttcacttatctagaaattacgtataaattcaactgtaccgttttacgggtaaacatttTCGATATGGCTTATAAATAAGACTGCCAGCTCCTTTGTACATTTAACTGATTTTATCCTGATCAGCAAATTGAGTTTTTGGAAATGCAATCGACAAAATAGTCATGCTCCGAAATACACTCATGCAAGGAATACACTTGCCGCAATCAGAACTGAAATAATTTCATTATTATATATTCCTATTTAATATAATTTGAACAAGACGATGAATGTACAGGCTTGACACCTGCCTTTCGTCCTTAATGAATTATCCATATTTTGTGTGTGGAGTGGACCTAAAATCCTTATGGTCCATGATAAGTTTGTTTGGATGAAAATAATTTGGTGTGTGAAAATCATTAATGGGTAGCTTAATACATAAAGTATCTCATGTTCACGTAGGGTCCGGAGAAGGGTCTTATCTCAAGGGGTGTAATGTAGACAGTCTATTTTAATTACAAGTATCAATGACTGAttccacagctcgaacccgtAAACTATAAGTCATACTGAGACAATTTTATCATCGCTCCAAAGCTTGAACCCGTCATCATAAAAGATTAGAAAAGATGCTACTTTCTACTAGTGTTGTACTTGCTTACGTGACAAAAGAAAGGAGAGGTGGGAGATCAGTGGTGGGCATTATTGGGCTAACGTCTTTATACAAGTACTTTTTGCCTTGTAATTTTTTTCTTCCTGTACaatattttaaacttatttactaAAATTGTCTTAGATTTATAATTTACCCGCAATAATCATGGTTTCTTTACAATTTATATACCTTTAAGGAGTCTCTTTCCAACTGTGTTTCCTTCTCTAAAGTGTGATTCACGCAACAGTTACAAATAAAAGTATCccagaaaagaaaaaattgattGAAACACCTTCAACAAGATCTTGACGATCTTATCAGTCTCATGTTCCGCCATTCGTCATCCCATAGGTAATTGATTTATTGGTTGCTAAATAGATGTCCTATGTTGCTGtaaaaattaaatctttttaaaGTTATTTGGCATGGCGTACTCTTAATCCATGTAGGATGAAGACCATAGCAACTATGACCATAAAAATTCTCCTTGTTCCCTCTCTTATCAAGTTTCTTCCTCACCCAGTGATTCCTCCATTTTCGCAGCTcgacaaagaaaagaaaggaagcaTTGAATGGAATAGTTGGGGAAATTTTGATAAGAAATTGAGGATGACTCCCTAAAATTCCATGATTAATCACTTCAAAAGCACCCAATCGTTGCAATTGAATCCAATTTTTTCAAAATTGAGTCATTGTTTAAGGATGCTATAGGGCGGCAAAGCAATTTGTAAAATTGAGTTATTGATTTTCTAGTTCAAACAAACATGAATCGTTACACATGAGTCGATTTGGAATTCATTCTCTActttttttctttaacaaattgattaagaaaaaataatatatggTACATCGGCatacaaattaaaataaatttcgtacaaatttgatacatctacaataaaatacaaactaaaaataaatttcatccAGCTAATTATACAATATAtaacttatttacaacttatctataactttcatacattattgtTACCCATTTAAATACAACTacacatcatacaacttaaatataattttcatacaaattttatataatatgtTCTTTGTCTGTATTTTGtttctgatttgtatatattttgtaagtgGTGTGTTCTTATTCCTCTCTGAAATTCCATTCAAAACTTCCTCTTAAtgcaattttgatacatatcaacaactttatataaaaagatagtatttataacttaaatacaaatttcatacaatgACTCATACATTAtataactatttttcaacttacaTACAAcagtcaaataaaaaaatatatatataactataatagaatacaatttaaatacaatttacataccactactagaaattcgggaaaaatcatccaaaaacacCAACCAAAATCGGACGGTAATAGCCAATAACTGTCCAAAACGCGGCCATTTATGTGTGGtcggtattttgaaggtcggaagagtataccgaccaaagttgatcggaaATTACCAACCAAcattggtcggaaattaccgaccaataTTGGTCGGTATCCTTTACATGACCATATGACAATTTAATTGACTTACCGACCAATAATGGTCGGaatgttattttaataatttaatttatatcGATCAACATTGGTTGGtgtattaaatttattaattttgcttaccgaccaactttggtcgatactggaaaatttatattttttataaataattaaaatttataaatacggaccaacgttggtcggtaatctcgATAGGGCAGCCaacttaccgaccaaagttggtcggtaatattGAATTTCTGGGAATTCAATATGCAtt
This DNA window, taken from Nicotiana tabacum cultivar K326 chromosome 4, ASM71507v2, whole genome shotgun sequence, encodes the following:
- the LOC107776198 gene encoding subtilisin-like protease SBT1.4 is translated as MALSSSSSFFFLLVFFFLNSLAISVQSDGSETFIVHVSKSHKPHIFTTHHHWYSSILRSVSSSSQYSAKILYSYDYASQGFSARLTSGQADRIRRVPGVVSVILDRARQLHTTHTPTFLGLADSFGLWPNSDYADDVIVGVLDTGIWPERPSFTDDGLSAVPSGWKGKCETGPDFPATSCNRKIIGARLFYKGYEADRGSPIDESKESKSPRDTEGHGTHTASTAAGSVVANASFFQYAKGEARGMAVKARIAAYKICWKTGCFDSDILAAMDQAVADGVHVISLSVGADGYAPEYDVDSIAIGAFGASEHGVVVSCSAGNSGPGASTAVNVAPWILTVAASTIDREFPADVILGDGRIFGGVSLYSGDPLGDSKLPLVYSGDCGSQLCYPGKLDPSKVAGKIVLCDRGGNARVEKGSAVKLAGGAGMVLANLADSGEELVADSHLLPATMVGQKAGDKIRDYVKSDSSPTATIVFKGTVIGKPPSAPRIAAFSGRGPNYVTPEILKPDVTAPGVNVLAGWTGSIGPTDLEIDTRRVEFNIISGTSMSCPHVSGLAALLRKAYPKWTTAAIKSALMTTAYNIDNSGKTFTDLATGQESSPFVHGSGHVDPNRALDPGLVYDIATRDYVDFLCAIGYDPKRISPFVKDTSSVNCSEKSLVSPGDLNYPSFSVVFSSESVVKYKRVVKNVGRNTNAAYEVKINAPASVEVKVTPTKLSFSEENKSLSYEISFSSNGSVGLERVKGLESAFGSIEWSDGIHSVRSPIAVHWLLHSATASL